A single region of the Triplophysa dalaica isolate WHDGS20190420 chromosome 15, ASM1584641v1, whole genome shotgun sequence genome encodes:
- the cdc5l gene encoding cell division cycle 5-like protein produces MPRIMIKGGVWRNTEDEILKAAVMKYGKNQWSRIASLLHRKSAKQCKARWYEWLDPSIKKTEWSREEEEKLLHLAKLMPTQWRTIAPIIGRTAAQCLEHYEYLLDKAAQRENEDDVGDDPRKLKPGEIDPNPETKPARPDPVDMDEDELEMLSEARARLANTQGKKAKRKAREKQLEEARRLAALQKRRELRAAGIDIQKKRKKKRGVDYNAEIPFAKKPAQGFYDTSMEQYDPLEPDFKRLRQQHLDGELRNEKEDHDRKKDRQKIKKKKESDLPSAILQTSGVSEFTKKRSKLVLPAPQISDAELEEVVKLGQASEIARQTAEESGITNSASSALLSEYNLTNSSMALRTPRTPAAQDKILQEAQNLMALTNVDTPLKGGLNTPLHESDFSGVTPQRQVVQTPNTVLSTPFRTPSHGSEVMTPQGGMTPKPPVGVTPGRTPLRDKLSINTEEGVVDYSDPSFAKLLQRESREQLKLGLMSLPLPKNDFEIVLPENAEKELEEAEVDESFVEDAAEIELCKQAVRDAEKEKELRQRHTAVQKDLPRPSEVNETILRPQNVEPPLTDLQQAEEMIKKEMITMIHFDCLHHPFSEAQIKKNKGVGSNSNSTDHVTYLDKTPYHKISEDELKKAGELLLQEMEVVKHGMGHGDLSMEAYNQVWEECYSQVLYLPGQSRYTRANLASKKDRIESLEKKLEVNRGHMTTEAKRAAKMEKKMKILLGGYQSRSMGLLKQLSELWDQVEQTHTELHTFEELKKQEDLAIPRRLEALREDGQRQQDREKELQLRFADLILEKQTLSQKF; encoded by the exons ATGCCGCGAATTATGATTAAAGGAGGCGTGTGGCGGAACACGGAG GATGAAATCCTCAAAGCGGCTGTGATGAAATATGGCAAGAACCAGTGGTCTCGAATCGCTTCCCTGCTGCACCGCAAATCTGCCAAACAGTGTAAAGCCAGATG GTACGAGTGGCTGGACCCCAGCATTAAGAAGACAGAATGGTCACGTGAGGAGGAGGAGAAACTTCTGCATTTGGCCAAACTGATGCCCACTCAATGGAGGACCATCGCACCCATCATTGGCCGGACGGCCGCTCAGTGCCTGGAGCATTATGAATATCTGCT AGATAAAGCCGCACAGCGAGAGAATGAAGATGATGTCGGCGATGACCCTCGCAAATTAAAACCAGGCGAGATCGACCCCAACCCTGAGACCAAACCGGCTCGACCGGACCCAGTGGACATGgatgaag ATGAGCTGGAGATGCTGTCTGAAGCAAGGGCTCGCTTGGCCAACACACAGGGCAAGAAGGCAAAGAGAAAAGCCAGAGAGAAGCAGCTGGAGGAGGCTCG GCGTCTGGCTGCGCTTCAGAAGCGCAGAGAGCTGCGAGCTGCAGGCAtcgacatccagaagaaacgcaaGAAGAAAAGAGGTGTGGACTACAACGCTGAGATCCCCTTCGCGAAGAAACCCGCACAGGGCTTCTACGATACATCCATGGAGCAGTATGACCCGCTGGAACCTGACTTCAAGCGTCTGCGTCAGCAGCATCTCGACGGAGAGCTCAGGAA TGAGAAGGAAGACCATGATCGTAAGAAAGACCGACAgaaaatcaaaaagaaaaaggaatCAGATCTTCCCTCTGCCATCCTGCAGACCAGCGGCGTGTCCGAGTTCACGAAGAAGAGAAGCAAACTGGTGTTGCCCGCACCACAG ATCTCTGATGCTGAACTGGAGGAAGTGGTTAAACTGGGTCAGGCTAGTGAAATCGCCCGTCAGACGGCTGAAGAATCTGGAATCACTAACTCTGCTTCCAGCGCTCTTTTGTCTGAATATAACCTCACTAATAGCTCAATGGCCCTGCGCACACCCAGAACTCCAGCAGCACAAGACAAAATCCTACAG GAAGCTCAGAATCTCATGGCGCTGACAAATGTGGACACTCCTCTTAAAGGTGGTCTGAACACGCCCCTTCATGAGAGTGACTTCTCAGGGGTCACACCTCAGAGACAGGTGGTTCAGACGCCCAACACCGTGCTCTCCACACCCTTCAG AACCCCCAGTCACGGATCGGAGGTCATGACCCCGCAAGGTGGAATGACACCCAAACCCCCGGTGGGCGTGACCCCCGGCAGGACCCCTCTGCGTGACAAACTCAGCATCAACACTGAAGAGGGTGTCGTGGATTACAGCGACCCGTCATTCGCTAAACTCTTA CAAAGAGAGTCCCGTGAGCAGCTCAAACTGGGTCTGATGTCTCTGCCCCTGCCCAAGAATGATTTTGAGATCGTTCTTCCTGAAAACGCTGAGAAAGAGCTGGAGGAGGCCGAGGTGGACGAGAGCTTCGTGGAGGACGCCGCCGAGATAGAGCTATGCAaacag GCCGTCAGAGAtgcagagaaagagaaggaacTCCGTCAGAGACACACGGCTGTTCAGAAAGATTTACCAAGACCCTCAGAG GTGAATGAGACGATCCTGCGGCCTCAGAATGTTGAACCTCCTCTGACGGACCTCCAGCAGGCTGAAGAGATGATAAAGAAAGAGATGATCACTATGATTCACTTTGACTGTCTGCATCATCCCTTCAGTGAGGCTCAGATAAAGAAGAATAAAGGTGTGGGATCCAACTCCAACAGCACTGATCACGTCACATACCTGGACAAGACCCCGTACCACAAGATCTCTGAGGACGAGCTCAAAAAg GCCGGAGAGCTGCTGCTTCAGGAGATGGAGGTGGTCAAACACGGCATGGGTCACGGTGATCTGTCTATGGAGGCGTATAATCAGGTGTGGGAGGAGTGTTACAGTCAGGTCCTGTACCTGCCCGGACAGAGTCGCTACACGCGTGCTAACCTCGCCAGCAAGAAGGACAGAATCGAATCTCTGGAGAAGAAACTGGAG GTCAACAGAGGTCACATGACCACAGAGGCCAAACGTGCAGCTAAGATGGAGAAGAAGATGAAGATTCTGTTGGGAGGCTATCAGTCTCGCTCGATGGGTTTACTCAAACAGCTGAGTGAACTGTGGGATCAGGTGGAACAGACTCATACGGAGCTTCACACCTTCGAGGAGCTGAAGAAACAAGAAGATCTGGCCATTCCTCGCAGACTGGAG GCTCTGAGAGAAGATGGTCAGAGACAACAGGACCGAGAGAAAGAGCTCCAGCTGAGATTCGCAGACCTGATTCTAGAGAAACAAACTCTCTCACAGAAGTTCTGA